From Larimichthys crocea isolate SSNF unplaced genomic scaffold, L_crocea_2.0 scaffold327, whole genome shotgun sequence, a single genomic window includes:
- the LOC113744955 gene encoding ecto-ADP-ribosyltransferase 4-like: MKGNMVIITPLWLLLCWMSPEGSMAAPKKIQLSMELNSVDDMYSGCRDAMMTIVKEKYLEKEKKSQIWKKQNVTKCTQDHFKKTGPLTEDQVRAICIYTDKIAYKPFNEAVRTMGKKYGDKDNDHLFEYHSLHYLLTSALQILNPNRQPRTVYRRTKDDYTGTKDQVIRFGMFVSSSLRTDLYSFGTITCFQIETWFGADLTEYEMNKDQKEVIIPPYEKFKITDIYEGARKFKKLRDCNKVFILKSAGTKSYLNCKLVPT, translated from the exons ATGAAGGGAAACATGGTGATCATCACTCCCCTGTGGTTACTCCTCTGCTGGATGTCACCTGAAGGCTCCATGGCG GCCCCCAAAAAAATCCAGTTGAGCATGGAACTAAATTCAGTCGACGACATGTACTCTGGCTGCAGAGACGCAATGATGACCATAGTCAAGGAAAAGTAccttgagaaagaaaagaaatctcagatctggaaaaaacaaaatgtaacgaAGTGCACTCAAGACCATTTTAAGAAGACTGGTCCTCTAACTGAAGATCAAGTGCGAGCAATCTGTATTTATACAGATAAAATAGCGTACAAGCCGTTCAATGAAGCAGTTAGAACCATGGGAAAAAAATATGGGGATAAAGACAATGACCACTTGTTCGAATACCACTCTTTACATTACCTGCTGACATCTGCCTTACAGATCCTGAATCCTAATCGGCAACCTCGCACTGTTTACAGACGAACTAAAGATGATTATACTGGCACCAAAGATCAAGTAATTCGGTTTGGTATGTTTgtctccagctctctcagaaCAGACTTATACTCATTTGGTACAATAACCTGCTTTCAAATTGAGACCTGGTTTGGTGCTGATCTGACTGAGtatgaaatgaataaagacCAGAAGGAAGTGATCATTCCTCCCTATGAGAAGTTTAAGATAACTGACATTTATGAAGGTGCCCGTAAATTTAAAAAGCTGAGAGATTGTAACAAAGTCTTTATCTTAAAAAGTGCAGGAACTAAGAGCTATCTGAACTGTAAGCTTGTTCCCACATAG
- the LOC113744956 gene encoding apical junction molecule-like — MSTTGVKTAFKGGAMVVGGAVGLAFAFPEAVDNWKEAIKNNHVTKASQSLKDTADAILKMTRELREQFDNMRKMLVDVAEQQEQERIEMARRQREQERIEMVRHQREQERIEMARRQREKERIEMARRQREQERIEMARRQREQERIEMARRQQEQERIEMARRQQEQERIEMARRQQEQERIEMARRQQEQERIEMARRQKEQERIEKAEHKKEQERTEKAERQKEQEQQNKQTGSEPQRGNDQGDKERDQEDEESDQEDEESDQEDEESNQEDKESDQEDEERQQVDDLPNITTFEYVARVLQHDTWNEPILFINVYRPSKYLTRAKLRAFLKEFQSLLDHYRNYNNVIVAGDFNIWVDTPEFIPSRFLEFLENNNLVQQVNEPTHKKNHILDLVMSRNVDISGLSVQNDGISDHFTISFKAKPKDQEGKAVKVGLLNCRSVNNKPEMIFDLIERNNLDIFLLTETWSKDNTAFKVFTEASPEGFSFIYKSRKERRGGGVAILIRKELLKQINEMKSKKQDQDESVKRFKENEE, encoded by the exons ATGTCAACAACTGGAGTTAAAACAGCCTTTAAAGGAGGCGCCATG GTGGTGGGCGGAGCTGTTGGACTGGCGTTTGCATTTCCTGAGGCGGTTGACAACTGGAAAGAGGCGATCAAGAACAATCATGTGACTAAAGCGAGCCAATCACTGAAAGATACAGCCGACGCCATTCTAAAGATGACCAGGGAACTGAGAGAACAGTTTGACAACATGAG GAAAATGTTGGTAGATGTGGCagaacaacaagaacaagagaGAATCGAGATGGCTAGACGTCAACGAGAACAAGAGAGAATCGAGATGGTTAGACATCAACGAGAACAAGAGAGAATCGAGATGGCTAGACGTCAAcgagaaaaagagagaatcgAGATGGCTAGACGTCAACGAGAACAAGAGAGAATCGAGATGGCTAGGCGTCAACGAGAACAAGAGAGAATCGAGATGGCTAGACGTCAGCAAGAACAAGAGAGAATCGAGATGGCTAGACGTCAGCAAGAACAAGAGAGAATCGAGATGGCTAGACGTCAGCAAGAACAAGAGAGAATCGAAATGGCTAGACGTCAGCAAGAACAAGAGAGAATAGAGATGGCTAGGCGTcaaaaagaacaagagagaaTTGAGAAGGCTGAGcataaaaaagaacaagagagaaCCGAGAAAGCTGAACgtcaaaaagaacaagaacagcaaaataaacagacaggaagtgagccGCAGAGAGGGAATGATcagggagataaagagagagatcaagaagatgaagagagtgATCAGGAGGACGAAGAGAGTGAtcaggaggatgaagagagtAATCAGGAGGATAAAGAGAGTGATCAGGAGGATGAAGAGCGCCAACAGGTTGATGACTTACCTAACATAACAACCTTTGAATACGTTGCCAGAGTTCTACAACATGATACGTGGAACGAGCCGATCCTGTTCATCAATGTGTATCGCCCCTCAAAATACCTTACAAGGGCAAAACTCAGGGCATTTCTGAAAGAGTTTCAAAGTCTCTTGGATCATTACAGAAACTACAACAACGTCATTGTGGCTGGAGATTTCAATATCTGGGTTGATACTCCCGAATTCATTCCATCCCGGTTTCTTGAATTTTTGGAAAACAATAACCTTGTTCAGCAAGTAAATGAGCCAACACACAAGAAGAATCACATTCTGGATTTGGTCATGTCCAGAAATGTTGATATCTCTGGTCTCTCTGTGCAGAACGACGGAATATCTGATCATTTCACCATTTCCTTTAAAGCAAAACCAAAAGATCAGGAGGGTAAAGCAGTGAAGGTGGGGTTGCTCAATTGTCGGTCAGTGAATAACAAACCAGAAATGATTTTTGATCTCATAGAACGAAACAATCTGGACATCTTTCTCTTAACAGAGACGTGGTCAAAAGACAACACCGCATTCAAAGTTTTCACAGAGGCTTCACCAGAaggtttcagtttcatttataaGTCGAGGAAGGAGCGTAGAGGAGGAGGGGTAGCAATTCTTATCAGAAAagaattattaaaacaaataaatgaaatgaaatccaaaAAACAAGATCAAGACGAGTCAGTAAAACGATTCAAAGAGAATGAAGAATAG